CTCTGGTGTCTCATTGACTGGGCTGCCGCTGCCAGATGGCCGCTTCTTTTCCTGGCTGGGACAACTCCAGGGTGTTCGGCGCTTCGACGACTGGTGGGGAATGCAGCTCCTGGGACAGCTGAATTTACAGTTGGCGAGTGATCGCCTCTTCCCGTTGGAACAGATCCCCGTGGGTGGCCGATTCAGCGTCCGCGGCTATCGTGAAAATACCCTGATTCGTGACAATGGATTTCTCTTCTCCATTGAATCTCGATTTCCCCTATTCCGCTATGCCAGCGGTGAGCCCCTCTTGCAGTTTGCTCAATTCGTCGACGTCGGTCGGGCGTGGCAGGCTAAGGGGAAAACCGACGATCCGCAGACCTTGGCGAGTGTCGGGTTGGGGTTACGCTGGACGGTCTTACCGAAAGACCGGGCACGGTTTGAACTCTATTGGGGTGTGCCGCTCAATCATGTCCCGCACCCTGCCGGCAACCTCCAGGATCATGGCATCCATCTTCAGGCGGTCGTCCAGGTCTTTTGACAAGAGGCTCCATGTTGCTCCCCTCGCGATCCTTTCTTCATGTTATCCGACAGAGCCTCTGCTCTGTATTGGTCGTGGCGATCTCATTGCTCACCTCGACACCGTCGGAACCCCATGACGTTAGTATTCCAGCAGGACAGTCGATGAAAGCAGGAGGTCTTGCCTTTGAACGAGGCGCTTTCGGTGATGCGCTGTCTCATTGGAAACAGGCGGCAGAACTCTACAAGAGTTCCGAAAATATCCCGGCACAGATTGAGGCCTTAGTCCTCTCATCTCAGGCCTCCTTAGGATTAGGGCAATCCAAACAAGCGCTCCAATCCCTGGAACTCGCACTCGGATTGGCGCAGAGGAGCGGCGACCCCATGGTCGAAGCCCCTATCTTGGGACATCTCGGACGAGCCTACTTGACGACGCGTCAGCTCCCGCAAGCATCGGAGTTCCTCCAGCAGGCATCATCCGTCGCGCACAAGCAGAACTCTTCACCGCTCCTCGCAACCACGCTGAACGATCTCGGCATCCTCCTGGTCCTGCAACAGCAAGATCAGAAGGCCCTCGACGCCTTTCAAGAGAGCGTGACCCATGCACAGAGCACCGGCCTTTCCCTCTTGGCCGCCACAGCTCGCACGAACGCTGCACGCGCATTATTGCGACTCCACCAACCGACCGAGAGTCGCCTCGCTCTTGACGCCGCACTCGATCAATTGAAGGACCTGACTCCACCGTCCCGGAATAGATCGCTTGGGCTCATCGGCATCGCCTTGGCCTACCAGCGCCTGCTGCCTCATCTGCTCCAGGAACATGATGCGCTCGTGTTGCGCACGGCCGGAGTGCTCCAGGAAGCTGCCAGCAACTCGGAACAGCAGGGAGACACGAGAACCTTGTCATATGCCATCGGATATCTTGGACATCTCTACGAAATAGAATTTCGCATGGACGAGGCATTGCAGCTCACCAGGCGTGCTCTATTCATCGCACAATCAGTGGATACGCCGGAATCCCTCTATCGCTGGCAATGGCAATTGGGGCGCCAGCTGGCCGAGACGGGGCAGCTGGATCAAGCGATCGCCTCGTACCGGCAAGCAACCCTGACACTTCAACCAATTCGACGTGAGGTGGCACAAGCCTCCTCCGACGATTCCTTTGCTGGGCAGGATACGGTCAAGCCCCTGTTCTTTGAGCTCGCCGACTTATTATTACAGCGCGCGTCCCTCAGTGATGAGGACCAATCCGTCGATAGCGACCTACTCGCCGCACGGGATGCCATCGAGGCTTATAAAACAGCCGAGCTGCGAGACTATTTCAAGGACGATTGTGTCGAAGCGATCCGGTCCAGACTGACGACGTTCGATCGATTATCGCCGGACACGGCCGTCATCTATCCCATCATGTTCAGTTCCAGGCTGGAACTGCTCATGAGCCTGCCGACTGGTTTGAAACGCATTTCTGTCCCGGTGACTGCCGACCAACTGACTCAAGAAATCCGTGCCTTCCGTCGAGTCGTGGAAAAACGAACCACGCGTGAATATTTGCCTCATGCGCAACAACTCTACAACTGGCTCATCCGTCCGCTCGAAGCAGAGATTTCACCGTTGACCATTACGACGTTGGTCTTCGTGCCGGACAGTGCCCTTCGGACGATCCCATTGGCGGCACTCCATGACGGTTCAACATTTCTGATCAACAAGTTCGCCCTCGCGATGACGCCCGGGCTCACGTTGACCGACCCACGACCACTCAATCGGGACAAGCTCCGATTTCTCACGGCCGGACTCACCAAATCCGTGCAAGGATTCCCACCCCTTCCCTATGTGGTGGACGAGGTCCAATCCATTCAACAACTCTACAAGGGCGACCAACTGATGAACAATGCGTTCCAGACCTCCAGGCTGGAACAAGAATTGCGTGAAGGACGGTATGGAGGCCTACACATCGCCACACACGGTCAGTTCTCGACCGACGTGAACGATTCGTTCCTCCTGACTTTTGATGGAAAATTGACGATGCAGACGCTCGACCAACTGATCGGCTTGTTTCGCTTCCGGCAGGAGCCGCTCGAACTATTGACCTTGAGCGCCTGTCAAACCGGAATCGGCGATGACCGTGCGGCGCTCGGATTGGCCGGTGTCGCGTTGAAAGCCGGTGCCCGGAGCGCGTTGGCGACACTCTGGTTCATCAATGATGAAGCATCCGCGACCTTGATTACTGAGTTTTACCGACAGCTGCGTAATCCGGCTCTCTCAAAAGCCGTGGCCCTCCAACGAGCCCAGATTAAACTCTTGAACGACCGGATCTATGGACATCCGGCTTACTGGTCGCCGTTCCTCTTGATGAATAACTGGCTTTGATCGAGGATGTCGCGACACGACGATGTTCCGCCATACGTCGATCAGCGCCGGGAAGGAGCCAATATGCACATGCGTTACATCCATTCTTTCGTTGGACTCTCCCTCGCCCTCAGTGTTCTGAGCGTGACCACGTTTGTGGCTGCCGCAGACAACCTAGTCGTGGCCCAAATTGGGCAGCAAGAGAATGTCCAGCTGCCGGTTTACACACCACCCAAGAAACTTCAGCCTCGCGCGAGGATCGGCGGCACCTTACGTGGAACCGACGGCGCCGAAGCTGAAATCGTCGCGCTGGTGCCAGACCATGTCGGCCTCACGGTCAAGCAAACACCGACGCTGAATTGGTTTCTCGCGAAACCGACCCCTCATCCATTGAAATTCACCATCAATGACGACCGAAAAGTACGCCCCATCTATGAAGGTCCTCTCCCAACGCCAGCGGCAGCAGGTGTTCAATCCATTGATCTGAAGAGTTTGGGCTTGGCCCTGGAGCCCAACGTCCAATATCGCTGGTTTGTGTCGGCCAGTCCCAATCCGGAGTCTCCCTCCAGGGATATCGTTGCCGGGGGCATGATCGAGCGATGTGAGTTCAGTGAATGTCTCACCATCACCTCGGTCAATGTGACGTGCGACCGAGAGAGTGTCCGCACGAACGCACTGATCGGGTTCTGGTACGATGCGATGGGATGCGTCTGCTCATTGATCGAGAAGGAGCCGACAGACTCCTCACTTCGGAGGCTGCGCGCGGCACTCCTGAGGCAAGTTGGCCTCAACGGAGTCGCCGACTGGGACCTCAGCTCCATTCAGACGAAGGCGAGATAACTGCGTACTGTCATGGATTACCCATTAGAACCAATTCCACCCGATGACCCAGCGAGCACCAGCCTTCCAATCTCATATGGAACGGTACTCGTCTGCCCTGCAGGGTATTCGGTATGGGCTCGATTCAGCGGGGTTCGTATCGGATGTCACCTGTCCGATACGCTTTACCACCTGAATCTATTTCGATTCACCATGAATCTATTATGATACACCCCTGGTGGGCTTACTTAGCTTCACAATCCATGCAACCCGTCCATAACCTGCATGAATCTGCGCGTTTCTACACCAGACCCCTTACCCTGAGCCCACGGCATAGCGGTTGCTCCAGTTCTATAGCTCTATTACAGCAGAGGTCCCGCAGACGTGAGACTACTGCACAGCAAGACTGATCCAAGCAATGATCAACCAGCCTGGATGATGCCTCCGCCTACTCTCATGACAACCCTTGCAGCGGGATTGATCGCATCACACAGAGGTGTCGTGTGGTACCACTCGAGGAAAAAGGCGGGGAACAGTTGGGCAAGGGAGTTCGCCATCTCTATCCGAGAGAAGGCTGCTTCTCGGCTCTGCTCGCACCGCCTGGCGAGCCGGTGCATCGCAATGACGTATTAAACGTGCGAGCAGCTTATCGCTTTGGGCAACAGTACGCGACAGCTGGATACCTGAGAGAGGCCGACGTTGCAGTTTCCGCTTTAAATGCATTGAACGATCAACACACAGAATATCCCTTGGGCGACGTCAGTGGGAGCCGTGTTATGGGCTAGTTAACTGTCAGCCTGTAGCGAGACTCTGCCAGATTGGGAACAGGCGTTCATGCGAATAGCTGTCATGATCCTTTTCGTCATCAATCAGCGAACACACCGGTTGTACTCAATGCAAGCCTGGCAGTGGTCGTTCATATTCCTCGCGCTGTCTTGCGTTTTCTCAACTCCCGCGAGCGCCGCAGGCGTCGAAATTACCATCCTAAAATCATCAGATCTTCAAGCGTACGACGAAGCGATCGAAGGATTCAAAACCGCATCGCCTGGAACTGCCATCTTTGTGGAGTACGACTTGCGTGGAGACCTTGAGCGTGGGAAACAGCTTGCCCAGAGGATTCGTGCATCGGACTCTTCCCTCGTCGTCGCTGTCGGCCTCAAGGCGGCGCTGGCTGCTAAATTCGAGATCCTGGATATTCCAATCCTTTACATGATGATTCTCGACCCCATCAAGCATCACCTCACCGCCAGTAACATGACGGGAGTGTTGCTGGAAATTCCGTCAGACCGCCAGCTCAAGATGATGCGCTCATTCTTACCGACCCTGCATCGCATCGGCCTCCTCTATGACCCGGAGAAAACGTCCACAAGACTGAAAGAAGCAGAGACCCGAGCTTCGGCTCAAGACTTTCAGGTACAAGGATTTCCCGTCACAACCGAAAAAGATATCCCGCAACAACTCCGGACGCTCTTGTCTGAGTCGGACGCACTGTGGCTGATTCCCGATTCAACCGTCCTGACAGACGAATCCATCCGATTTATTCTTGAATCAGCGGTAGCCCGTCACGTGCCGGTCATCGGTTTTTCAAGTGAGTTCACACGGCTTGGCGCCCTGCTCAGCTTCTCGGTCGATTACGGCGAAGTCGGCCGAGAAGCCGGATTCCTCGCGAGGCGCCTTCTCAGCGGTGAACCACCACTGCCGCTGAAGCCGATTCCGGTCCAGCGCATCAGAATCACGGTGAATCAAAAGACCGCGCGGTACCTGGGCATCACGATCCCCAAAGAGCTGGAGAAGCTCATTGATGAAGCGTACTGAGTGCTCCGCCATGGCAAATGACGTTCACACTTCACACGAGGCTCCATCGGGTCCGCCGACTCGGATCTTCGGCCTTCGTCTCAAGTTCGTCTTGCTCTTCGGCCTCATCCTCATTGTGACCTGTTCGACCTTGAGCTGGTACTTCGTTGAAACACGACGCCAGGCGATGACCACGAGCCTTGAAGAGCTCGGAACAATCCTCTTAACCAATACCGTCCATAACGAGCATTTTCGGATTGCCGGTGTCGTTCTTGAAGATCACATTACGCTCGGTCAGTTCATGAGCAGCTTGATGACCATTGACCACGTCGTCTATGTGGTGATTACCGGATCAGACGGTCATATATTAGACCGCCAGAGCAAACGTGTGCGAACACCCTCGAGTCATGCAGTTCTCGCATCTCCTCCTGCAATCTATCCGGATGACCACCTCTCAGAATCGCTCCTTCGAACTCCGCTCACGACTCCTGTGATTAGCAGGCTCGTACTTTCACCGGACCAGAGATTGATCTCCCAAGATGAGACTTCGGACTGGCTCCCGTCCTTTTTTCTGCGCAGGGAAACGTTGTTTGATTTTGCGATGCCTGTCCTTCGGGAGGTTTCGACCCCACGATCACAATCGCAACGGGCTGTTGAATTGGAAGAAACAGCTGGTCTTCGTCTGGCGACGAACACAGGGTCGGTCGTCGGAATCGTGCGCATCGGCATCACTGATGCACAAGCCAACCAGGCCTTGCTGATCATTGTGCGCAACGTCTTGTTCCTCACGATCATGATCATTGCAGCAGGAATACTCGGAGCTCACATACTCACCTCTCGCATTACCATACCGCTGCGCAGTCTTGCTTCGGCCACCCGCCAGCTTGCAGAGGGAACAGAGACAACGCAGTTCCATTCTCCCTCCAGCAATGATGAAGTCGGACAACTCACGCATGCATTTAATGTGATGGCGCAGTCCTTACGTGACCGCAACCAGGCCATTACCAGAAATCTTGACACCATACGCCAACAGGTCAAGCAATTGACCACGATCCATCAGGCCAGCACCACCATTGCCAACACGACCCTTTTTGACAGGACACAGCTGCTTGACACCGCCCTCCATTTGATTGTTGATAATCTTGGCTTTTCTCGAATGATGGTGGTCCTCCA
The sequence above is a segment of the Nitrospira sp. genome. Coding sequences within it:
- a CDS encoding ABC transporter substrate-binding protein, with the protein product MRIAVMILFVINQRTHRLYSMQAWQWSFIFLALSCVFSTPASAAGVEITILKSSDLQAYDEAIEGFKTASPGTAIFVEYDLRGDLERGKQLAQRIRASDSSLVVAVGLKAALAAKFEILDIPILYMMILDPIKHHLTASNMTGVLLEIPSDRQLKMMRSFLPTLHRIGLLYDPEKTSTRLKEAETRASAQDFQVQGFPVTTEKDIPQQLRTLLSESDALWLIPDSTVLTDESIRFILESAVARHVPVIGFSSEFTRLGALLSFSVDYGEVGREAGFLARRLLSGEPPLPLKPIPVQRIRITVNQKTARYLGITIPKELEKLIDEAY
- a CDS encoding DUF928 domain-containing protein, whose product is MRYIHSFVGLSLALSVLSVTTFVAAADNLVVAQIGQQENVQLPVYTPPKKLQPRARIGGTLRGTDGAEAEIVALVPDHVGLTVKQTPTLNWFLAKPTPHPLKFTINDDRKVRPIYEGPLPTPAAAGVQSIDLKSLGLALEPNVQYRWFVSASPNPESPSRDIVAGGMIERCEFSECLTITSVNVTCDRESVRTNALIGFWYDAMGCVCSLIEKEPTDSSLRRLRAALLRQVGLNGVADWDLSSIQTKAR
- a CDS encoding CHAT domain-containing protein; translation: MKAGGLAFERGAFGDALSHWKQAAELYKSSENIPAQIEALVLSSQASLGLGQSKQALQSLELALGLAQRSGDPMVEAPILGHLGRAYLTTRQLPQASEFLQQASSVAHKQNSSPLLATTLNDLGILLVLQQQDQKALDAFQESVTHAQSTGLSLLAATARTNAARALLRLHQPTESRLALDAALDQLKDLTPPSRNRSLGLIGIALAYQRLLPHLLQEHDALVLRTAGVLQEAASNSEQQGDTRTLSYAIGYLGHLYEIEFRMDEALQLTRRALFIAQSVDTPESLYRWQWQLGRQLAETGQLDQAIASYRQATLTLQPIRREVAQASSDDSFAGQDTVKPLFFELADLLLQRASLSDEDQSVDSDLLAARDAIEAYKTAELRDYFKDDCVEAIRSRLTTFDRLSPDTAVIYPIMFSSRLELLMSLPTGLKRISVPVTADQLTQEIRAFRRVVEKRTTREYLPHAQQLYNWLIRPLEAEISPLTITTLVFVPDSALRTIPLAALHDGSTFLINKFALAMTPGLTLTDPRPLNRDKLRFLTAGLTKSVQGFPPLPYVVDEVQSIQQLYKGDQLMNNAFQTSRLEQELREGRYGGLHIATHGQFSTDVNDSFLLTFDGKLTMQTLDQLIGLFRFRQEPLELLTLSACQTGIGDDRAALGLAGVALKAGARSALATLWFINDEASATLITEFYRQLRNPALSKAVALQRAQIKLLNDRIYGHPAYWSPFLLMNNWL